The Roseibaca calidilacus genome has a window encoding:
- a CDS encoding circularly permuted type 2 ATP-grasp protein, which yields MSDGETFDEMWGHDATLRSPYQDFHEWFAEEDPARLRAKQREAEEIFRLTGITFNVYGRAEAEERLIPFDIIPRIISGNEWRKLSRGIEQRVRAINAFLHDIYHNREIVKAGRLPEEMIAANEAYLPQMIGVQPPGGVYTHIVGIDLVRTGPGEFFVLEDNARTPSGVSYMLENRETMLQMFPELFSRNRVRPVQNYPLDLRRSLAACAPSGTSGKPVVAVLTPGIYNSAYYEHAFLADQMGVELVEGHDLRVVDGRVAMRTTRGYTPVDVLYRRVDDEFLDPLNFNPDSALGIPGIMDVYRAGGITIANAPGTGISDDKAIYSYMPDIVEFYTGERPLLQNVPTWRCSEPGDLAYVLDNLADLVVKEVHGSGGYGMLIGPTASKKEIAAFRRKLKARPGNYIAQPTLSLSTVPIFARSGLAPRHVDLRPFVLVSPEGVKITPGGLTRVALKKGSLVVNSSQGGGTKDTWVLEE from the coding sequence ATGAGTGATGGGGAAACATTCGATGAGATGTGGGGCCATGATGCGACCCTTCGCAGCCCATACCAAGATTTCCACGAATGGTTCGCCGAAGAAGACCCCGCACGCTTGCGCGCCAAGCAACGCGAGGCTGAAGAGATTTTTCGCCTGACCGGCATTACCTTCAATGTCTATGGCCGGGCAGAGGCCGAAGAACGTCTGATCCCCTTCGACATTATCCCGCGTATCATCTCTGGCAATGAATGGCGCAAACTGTCGCGTGGAATCGAGCAGCGGGTGCGGGCGATCAACGCTTTCTTGCACGATATCTACCATAATCGAGAGATCGTGAAGGCAGGACGTTTGCCCGAAGAAATGATTGCGGCCAACGAAGCCTATCTTCCGCAGATGATCGGGGTGCAGCCGCCCGGCGGTGTTTACACGCATATCGTGGGGATCGACCTTGTGCGCACAGGCCCCGGCGAATTCTTTGTGCTGGAAGACAATGCGCGCACGCCCTCGGGGGTCAGCTACATGCTGGAAAACCGCGAGACGATGTTGCAGATGTTCCCGGAACTGTTTTCGCGCAACCGGGTGCGCCCGGTGCAAAACTATCCGCTGGACCTGCGCCGTTCGCTGGCGGCTTGCGCGCCATCGGGGACATCGGGCAAACCCGTGGTTGCGGTGCTGACACCGGGCATCTACAATTCCGCTTATTACGAACATGCGTTCTTGGCCGACCAGATGGGGGTTGAGCTGGTAGAAGGCCACGATCTGCGCGTGGTCGATGGGCGCGTCGCCATGCGCACCACACGCGGTTACACGCCGGTTGATGTGCTCTATCGCCGGGTGGATGACGAATTTCTGGACCCGCTGAACTTTAACCCCGATAGCGCGCTGGGCATTCCCGGCATCATGGATGTGTATCGCGCGGGCGGCATCACCATAGCCAACGCGCCGGGCACGGGCATATCCGATGACAAGGCGATCTACAGCTACATGCCGGATATTGTCGAATTCTACACGGGCGAGCGGCCCTTGTTGCAGAACGTGCCGACATGGCGCTGTTCGGAACCCGGTGATCTGGCCTATGTGCTGGATAATCTGGCAGATCTGGTGGTGAAGGAAGTGCACGGTTCCGGCGGCTACGGCATGTTGATCGGCCCAACCGCCAGCAAGAAGGAAATCGCCGCATTCCGCCGCAAGCTGAAAGCGCGGCCCGGAAATTACATTGCGCAGCCCACGCTCAGCCTATCGACCGTGCCGATTTTTGCGCGCTCTGGCCTTGCGCCGCGCCATGTCGATCTGCGGCCTTTCGTGCTGGTCAGCCCCGAAGGGGTTAAAATTACCCCCGGCGGTCTGACGCGGGTGGCGCTGAAAAAGGGCTCTTTGGTGGTCAATTCCAGCCAAGGCGGGGGCACCAAGGACACTTGGGTGCTGGAGGAGTAA
- a CDS encoding alpha-E domain-containing protein, which yields MLGKTAGGLFWMYRYLERAENTARLIEAGQRIALTRLEAGDSEWTSILQAGGVKSAFDREYDAVTRDAAVDWMLRSKANPSSVLSCIESARQNARLVRTALTGEVWSATNAAYMRIREKLARKVSERDLPDVLRDIRQHTSLVRGMTHGTMLRNEIYDFVRLGTFLERADNTARILDVKYYVLLPSVSAVGTSLDNVQWETILRAVSARGGFRMEYGAGGGPAEITEFLVLNKRMPRSLAFCVDKLRSNLRYLHKGVDGQLPSMAMVDHLERQYLSHDIGAVFECGLHEFIEEILGQLGLIARQIEIDFRFYQ from the coding sequence ATGCTAGGAAAAACCGCCGGCGGCCTGTTCTGGATGTATCGCTATCTTGAACGCGCCGAAAACACCGCCCGCCTGATCGAAGCAGGCCAGCGCATTGCCCTGACCCGTCTGGAAGCAGGTGACAGCGAATGGACATCCATTCTGCAAGCGGGGGGCGTGAAATCCGCATTTGACCGCGAATATGATGCGGTCACGCGCGATGCGGCAGTGGATTGGATGCTGCGCTCCAAGGCGAACCCGTCCTCTGTGCTGTCCTGCATCGAATCCGCGCGGCAAAACGCGCGTTTGGTGCGCACCGCCCTGACCGGCGAAGTCTGGAGCGCGACGAATGCCGCCTATATGCGCATCCGCGAGAAGCTGGCGCGCAAAGTGTCCGAGCGCGACCTGCCCGATGTGCTGCGCGATATCCGCCAGCACACCTCGCTTGTGCGCGGCATGACGCATGGCACCATGCTGCGCAATGAAATCTATGATTTCGTGCGCCTTGGCACCTTCTTGGAACGCGCCGACAATACCGCCCGCATTCTGGACGTGAAATATTATGTGCTCTTGCCCTCTGTCAGCGCGGTGGGCACGTCTTTGGACAATGTGCAGTGGGAAACCATCTTGCGCGCAGTGTCGGCGCGCGGCGGCTTTCGCATGGAATATGGCGCGGGCGGCGGCCCGGCAGAGATTACGGAATTCCTTGTCCTGAACAAGCGGATGCCGCGCTCCTTGGCGTTTTGCGTGGATAAACTGCGCTCTAACCTGCGCTACCTGCACAAGGGGGTGGACGGGCAATTGCCCTCTATGGCTATGGTTGACCATCTGGAACGCCAGTATCTAAGCCATGACATCGGTGCCGTGTTCGAATGCGGCCTGCATGAATTCATCGAGGAAATCCTTGGTCAACTGGGCCTGATCGCCCGGCAGATCGAGATCGACTTCCGCTTTTACCAGTGA
- a CDS encoding transglutaminase family protein, with product MRLKIEHQTVYSFETPVSYGLQQLRKTPKAARFQNVLNWQIDVTGGIKEVSYLDHHHNIVELVSFEPGTQTLSVTSRGEVELSDDSGVVGPHRGPAPLWLYLRETPRTMARAGVRALTRDIGAGADLAGLHELSAGIRERIAYELGASESSWSAEDAIAAERGVCQDHTHVFIACARRLGVPARYVSGYLMLDDQTAQDAMHAWAEAHVDGLGWVGFDISNGQSPDMRYVRVATGLDYTEAAPVSGRYAGGSAESLSVCIDVAQQ from the coding sequence ATGCGCCTGAAAATCGAACATCAGACAGTTTATTCTTTTGAAACCCCGGTCAGCTACGGTCTGCAACAGTTGCGAAAAACGCCGAAAGCGGCGCGATTTCAGAATGTGTTGAACTGGCAAATTGACGTGACCGGCGGGATCAAGGAAGTGAGCTACCTAGACCACCATCACAATATCGTCGAACTGGTTAGTTTCGAGCCCGGCACGCAGACCTTGTCCGTGACCAGCCGCGGGGAGGTGGAGTTATCCGACGATTCTGGCGTTGTCGGCCCGCATCGGGGGCCTGCGCCCTTGTGGCTATACCTGCGCGAAACACCGCGCACGATGGCCCGTGCAGGTGTCCGGGCATTGACGCGCGATATCGGGGCGGGCGCCGACCTTGCCGGCTTGCACGAGCTGTCCGCGGGCATTCGAGAGCGGATCGCCTATGAACTCGGTGCCTCGGAATCCAGTTGGAGCGCGGAAGACGCGATCGCGGCCGAGCGCGGTGTCTGTCAGGATCATACCCATGTGTTCATCGCCTGTGCCCGCCGTCTGGGTGTGCCCGCGCGCTATGTCTCTGGCTACCTGATGTTGGATGACCAGACCGCCCAAGACGCCATGCATGCTTGGGCCGAAGCGCATGTCGATGGCTTGGGCTGGGTGGGTTTTGACATATCGAACGGGCAATCGCCCGACATGCGCTATGTGCGCGTTGCGACGGGGCTGGACTATACCGAAGCCGCGCCTGTATCTGGGCGATATGCGGGCGGATCGGCAGAATCGTTGAGCGTTTGCATAGATGTCGCGCAACAGTAG
- a CDS encoding peptidase: MTYCVGMVLERGLVFMSDTRTNAGLDNISTFRKMTIWENPGECVITVMSAGNLATTQAVVSLLQERAKSPDERTPALLSVPSMFQAVRMVAETLREVIGQHSSGGLQSESAFKATLLVGGQVKGSPPRLFLVYPEGNFIEASTDTPFFQIGETKYGRPILVRAFDAGMSFEEAMKLLLVSFDSTVKANLSVGAPFDYHFYPADSLTTGRTGRIALDDPYLQSVSQDWGDKLKAALDSLPDFSFTS, encoded by the coding sequence ATGACCTATTGTGTGGGTATGGTGCTTGAGCGCGGGTTGGTCTTTATGTCCGACACCCGCACCAATGCCGGGTTGGACAATATCTCGACCTTTCGCAAGATGACGATCTGGGAAAACCCCGGCGAATGCGTCATCACGGTTATGTCGGCAGGCAATCTGGCCACCACACAAGCCGTGGTCAGCCTGCTGCAAGAGCGCGCCAAATCACCCGACGAGCGCACGCCTGCGCTTTTGAGCGTGCCGTCCATGTTCCAAGCGGTGCGCATGGTGGCCGAAACCCTGCGCGAGGTGATCGGCCAGCACAGTTCCGGCGGCCTGCAATCTGAATCTGCGTTCAAGGCTACGCTTCTGGTCGGCGGTCAGGTCAAGGGCAGCCCGCCGCGCCTGTTCCTTGTCTATCCGGAAGGTAACTTTATCGAAGCCAGCACCGACACACCCTTCTTCCAGATTGGTGAGACCAAATATGGCCGTCCCATCCTTGTGCGGGCGTTTGACGCTGGTATGAGCTTTGAGGAGGCGATGAAACTGCTTCTGGTCAGCTTCGATTCCACCGTGAAGGCCAATCTAAGTGTGGGCGCGCCGTTTGATTATCATTTCTATCCCGCCGACAGCCTGACCACCGGGCGCACCGGGCGGATTGCGCTGGATGACCCATATCTGCAATCCGTGTCACAAGATTGGGGCGACAAGCTGAAAGCCGCGCTCGACAGTTTGCCGGATTTTAGTTTCACGTCCTAA